A region of Jaculus jaculus isolate mJacJac1 chromosome 16, mJacJac1.mat.Y.cur, whole genome shotgun sequence DNA encodes the following proteins:
- the Rps15a gene encoding 40S ribosomal protein S15a, whose amino-acid sequence MVRMNVLADALKSINNAEKRGKRQVLIRPCSKVIVRFLTVMMKHGYIGEFEIIDDHRAGKIVVNLTGRLNKCGVISPRFDVQLKDLEKWQNNLLPSRQFGFIVLTTSAGIMDHEEARRKHTGGKILGFFF is encoded by the exons ATGGTGCGCATGAATGTCCTGGCGGATGCTCTCAAGAGCATCAACAATGCTGAAAAAAGAGGCAAACGCCAGGTGCTTATTAGGCCGTGCTCCAAAGTTATCGTCCGGTTTCTAACAGTGATGATGAAGCATG gtTACATTGGCGAGTTTGAAATTATTGATGATCACAGAGCTGGAAAAATTGTTGTGAACCTCACAGGCAGGTTAAATAAG TGTGGAGTGATCAGCCCCAGATTTGATGTACAGCTCAAAGACTTAGAAAAATGGCAGAATAATTTGCTTCCATCCCGTCAGTTTGG TTTCATTGTCCTGACAACCTCAGCTGGCATTATGGACCATGAAGAAGCAAGACGAAAACACACAGGAGGGAAaatcctgggattttttttctag